Below is a window of Ferrimicrobium acidiphilum DSM 19497 DNA.
CTGAAGCGATTCCCCATCTTCTCCATGATGGCCGGAGAGGCAATTGGCATCTTTCGATGATCGCGCAGGAAGTAGACGACTGACCTGGCATTTGAAGCTTGGGCACATAGACGTTCAAGTAGATCCGGTCGAGACACTCAAGATCGAGAATCACATGGCTATCGAGGAGATCGTTCACGTTTGCAACGTCGCCCACACCCCACCCCAAACGGTCGGTCAGGTTTTGTCCTGATACCGGTCATGATAGAGAACCTGCATCATTATCCACTCACTCGGCGGTCCGAGGTTTGCCTCATTAGTAACCAGAGCGTGAGACCTTGCACACTTCACAGAGCACAGATACTGCAGAATTCGGCCGCAGTCGTATCGATGAACTGATAGATCAGCTCTCGCCGCATCTTCTTGACCCTGGAAGGTGCGAAAATCGTTTTAAGATTTCGCATCCCATACTGAGCTGTTCGTTCTCCTTGGGAAAGCCTACGGTTCTATGCAGCAAGATCTGGAGTTACCCCCACATCCCGTCTCTCCTTGCGGGCCTTGTCAACTCAGTTCGACAGCGTCGCCTTCGAGATGCCAAGATCTTTGGCTACCTGCCTTAGCGACGAGTTCCCACTCTCGAAAAGTCTGACTGCGTCTTTTTTGAATTCGTTGTCAAATTGTCGACGAGTCCTCTCTTTCCTAGTTTTCTGTCCTTCCGCTTCTCCCATACCTATATTCTCCTTGCCTTAAGGGAGAACCGTGTCCCGTATCGTGAGTAGTTTCATGGTTGACTCATCACCTGGAGAGAGCATGTAAGACCGGTAGCAATACTGGCCGTGCTCGGCGCGGCAAGAACAACTCTCGAAGGCGTGAGCAAGAAGTCCGAGACGAGAACCTTTTAAAGAGTGCATCATGATGAGTGGGCTCACTATTGATCACTCAGATGCAACGGCATAGCGACTTAGCCTAGACCTTTCTGATATCTTGTAATCGTGCCCCGTTTCTTGCGTGCCA
It encodes the following:
- a CDS encoding transposase — its product is MGEAEGQKTRKERTRRQFDNEFKKDAVRLFESGNSSLRQVAKDLGISKATLSN